In Aricia agestis chromosome 16, ilAriAges1.1, whole genome shotgun sequence, one genomic interval encodes:
- the LOC121735056 gene encoding dentin sialophosphoprotein-like, giving the protein MKLHGAVLICLVCGALAVPLEPKQSDLDKVFDYRRALLEFNWRVDESKHNLNGNLRGLLQNCKDGVDIPALEEKIQNLRSTYAKQIAEYRSSLESLYNSDVDPQLKFGEEHKQSIEANLRKAEACFESGLNKLSSSLERLKLGAVSVKADGDSDSGSSWWSSIYNFFASYFTDISSSEYVQNVQNTVSSLANNVTALFNQNQGIQLINNSAGSGSTDSSPSSDNSASENSSSDSSDNSASENAGLDISHNSASENSSSDSSNNSALENSSSDNSNNSGSDNYSDGNIASDPVDNDRQTNTKLPTPETPSHELHPEQNSIEPHPEQ; this is encoded by the coding sequence ATGAAGTTGCACGGAGCTGTTCTGATCTGTCTGGTCTGCGGGGCCCTCGCCGTGCCCTTGGAACCTAAACAATCTGACCTGGACAAGGTCTTCGACTACAGACGAGCCCTGCTGGAGTTCAACTGGAGGGTGGACGAGTCGAAACACAACTTGAACGGCAACCTCCGAGGGTTGCTGCAGAACTGCAAGGATGGCGTCGACATTCCCGCCCTCGAGGAGAAGATACAAAACCTGAGGTCGACGTACGCCAAGCAGATCGCCGAGTATAGGAGCTCTCTCGAATCTTTATACAACTCCGACGTAGATCCTCAGCTTAAGTTCGGCGAGGAGCACAAACAAAGCATCGAAGCGAATCTCCGGAAGGCGGAAGCTTGCTTCGAGAGCGGATTGAACAAGCTATCGTCGTCGCTGGAGAGGCTGAAGCTCGGCGCCGTGAGCGTGAAGGCCGACGGCGACTCCGACTCCGGCTCCTCTTGGTGGTCCTCCATCTACAACTTCTTCGCCTCCTATTTCACAGACATCAGCAGCTCGGAGTACGTCCAGAACGTTCAGAACACCGTCAGCAGCTTGGCCAACAACGTCACTGCTCTATTCAACCAGAACCAGGGCATTCAACTGATCAATAACAGTGCTGGAAGTGGGTCGACCGACAGTAGCCCTAGCTCAGACAATTCAGCCTCTGAAAACTCAAGCTCAGATAGTTCTGATAATTCTGCTTCAGAAAACGCAGGCTTAGACATTTCCCACAACTCTGCCTCAGAAAACTCAAGCTCAGACAGTTCTAATAATTCTGCTTTAGAAAATTCAAGCTCAGATAATTCTAACAATTCTGGCTCAGACAATTATTCCGATGGAAACATTGCAAGCGATCCGGTGGACAACGACCGTCAGACCAACACCAAGCTGCCGACTCCCGAAACGCCCAGCCATGAACTGCATCCAGAACAGAACAGCATAGAACCACATCCAGAACAATAG
- the LOC121735058 gene encoding transcriptional regulatory protein AlgP-like, giving the protein MCKKQMQLLTDLSTDRSASFDALVHGSDNLPVIHEQVRHLKTSFSSQLDELNDTIQTYVQPCGEDLKTSLQPADEPAGIESNLKEVQQNFDNGISMISEGLELISILKEEDEAALKMQAKDDAGTTSTTTLAPATVAQTQGFFQNAFNTFSNMMSNSFQNFQNGLSNLAGQVQPAAPAAAPPAAAGVQADAPNAPVTQRPIAQGIQNVQNFFSNILNRPQTPAILQQPNQPSNAVGAQPAPAPASPPQQQASPVPQAQPTAQPQSGPIAQFIQNNPIVQRVTSFLRPQPTPQPVPQATPPVAQPSQQPAQPQAQPLTQPSEPQAQPQPPSQPAKAQPAAEAQAAQPQAAKPQAAQPQAAQPQAAQQVAQTAAAQPGPIQQIVQNNPIIRGLQAAVQRVQSPRPQDPSKPRENDEEKGHGGHGGNYTNQGDNNIDSGVAAGEVEHLGQDAVTQEVKEQEIKESPSDEKTEA; this is encoded by the exons ATGTGCAAAAAACAGAT gcagctgTTGACGGACCTATCAACGGATAGGTCCGCCAGCTTCGATGCCCTCGTGCACGGCTCCGACAACCTGCCCGTCATCCACGAGCAGGTGAGGCACCTCAAGACCTCGTTCTCGTCCCAGCTCGACGAGCTCAACGACACTATCCAGACGTACGTCCAGCCCTGCGGCGAGGACCTCAAGACGAGCTTGCAGCCCGCCGACGAGCCCGCGGGCATAGAGTCCAACCTGAAGGAAGTGCAGCAGAATTTCGACAACGGCATTAGCATGATATCCGAGGGCCTCGAGCTGATCTCCATCCTGAAGGAGGAGGACGAGGCGGCCCTGAAGATGCAGGCCAAGGACGACGCCGGGACCACCTCGACCACCACCCTCGCCCCCGCGACCGTCGCCCAGACCCAGGGCTTCTTCCAGAATGCGTTCAACACGTTCAGCAACATGATGTCGAACagttttcagaattttcaaaACGGATTATCCAATCTGGCCGGCCAGGTGCAGCCCGCTGCAccggccgccgcgccgcccgccgccgccggcgtGCAGGCGGACGCGCCGAATGCGCCGGTCACTCAGCGACCGATAGCTCAGGGTATCCAAAACGTACAGAACTTCTTCTCGAATATTCTCAACCGGCCGCAGACGCCAGCCATCCTGCAGCAGCCCAATCAGCCGAGCAATGCGGTGGGCGCCCAGCCCGCCCCGGCGCCGGCCAGTCCACCACAGCAGCAGGCCTCGCCCGTCCCCCAGGCCCAGCCCACAGCCCAGCCCCAGTCCGGGCCCATCGCGCAGTTCATTCAGAACAACCCCATAGTCCAGCGCGTGACGAGCTTCCTCCGACCTCAACCGACGCCTCAGCCGGTGCCCCAGGCAACTCCACCGGTTGCCCAACCGTCGCAGCAGCCCGCCCAGCCGCAAGCCCAGCCCCTGACTCAACCCTCCGAGCCGCAAGCCCAACCGCAACCACCGAGCCAGCCCGCGAAGGCCCAACCTGCGGCTGAGGCCCAAGCGGCGCAACCGCAAGCGGCTAAACCACAGGCAGCGCAACCGCAAGCGGCCCAGCCACAGGCAGCACAACAGGTGGCCCAAACGGCCGCGGCGCAGCCTGGGCCCATCCAGCAGATAGTCCAGAATAACCCCATCATCAGGGGTCTTCAGGCGGCCGTACAGCGCGTCCAGAGCCCCCGCCCTCAGGACCCCAGCAAGCCCAGGGAAAACGACGAGGAAAAAGGACACGGTGGCCACGGCGGCAACTACACCAACCaag GCGATAATAACATCGACAGCGGGGTAGCAGCCGGCGAGGTCGAGCACCTTGGACAAGATGCAGTCACCCAGGAAGTAAAGGAACAGGAAATCAAGGAGAGCCCATCGGACGAAAAGACTGAAGCTTAG
- the LOC121735057 gene encoding protein app1-like, giving the protein MSRYALLACCLLLGARAAPRAAPRALRAAPALDDIDLDVVEPDAPPAPPAPLAPVPDDLQLKRLDENSNDYIPDPNSEGGQRKVPLDLKNPGPPQRQEHETQNPGHYGGQERALIAIQEKLDRARGIFEEQIRSMSASFDALVHGSDNLPVIHEQVRHLKTSFSSQLDELNDTIQTYVQPCGEDLKTSLQPADEPAGIESNLKEVQQNFDNGISMISEGLELISILKEEDEAALKMQAKDDAGTTSTTTLAPATVAQTQGFFQNAFNTFSNMMSNSFQNFQNGLSNLAGQVQPAAPAAAPPAAAGVQADAPNAPVTQRPIAQGIQNVQNFFSNILNRPQTPAILQQPNQPSNAVGAQPAPAPASPPQQQASPVPQAQPTAQPQSGPIAQFIQNNPIVQRVTSFLRPQPTPQPVPQATPPVAQPSQQPAQPQAQPLTQPSEPQAQPQPPSQPAKAQPAAEAQAAQPQAAKPQAAQPQAAQPQAAQQVAQTAAAQPGPIQQIVQNNPIIRGLQAAVQRVQSPRPQDPSKPRENDEEKGHGGHGGNYTNQGDNNIDSGVAAGEVEHLGQDAVTQEVKEQEIKESPSDEKTEA; this is encoded by the exons ATGAGCCGATACGCGCTGCTCGCCTGCTGCCTGCTGCTCGGCGCGCGCGCAGCCCCCCGCGCAGCCCCCCGCGCCCTCCGCGCAGCACCCGCCCTCGACGACATAGACCTCGACGTCGTCGAGCCCGACGCGCCCCCCGCACCCCCCGCGCCCCTCGCCCCCGTCCCGGACGACCTGCAGCTGAAGCGCCTCGACGAGAACTCCAACGACTACATCCCCGACCCCAACTCTGAGGGCGGCCAGAGGAAGGTGCCCCTCGACCTCAAGAACCCCGGGCCGCCGCAGCGCCAGGAGCACGAGACCCAGAACCCCGGCCACTATGGCGGCCAGGAGCGCGCACTCATCGCCATCCAGGAGAAGCTGGACCGCGCGCGCGGCATCTTCGAGGAGCAGATCAGGAGCATGTCCGCCAGCTTCGATGCCCTCGTGCACGGCTCCGACAACCTGCCCGTCATCCACGAGCAGGTGAGGCACCTCAAGACCTCGTTCTCGTCCCAGCTCGACGAGCTCAACGACACTATCCAGACGTACGTCCAGCCCTGCGGCGAGGACCTCAAGACGAGCTTGCAGCCCGCCGACGAGCCCGCGGGCATAGAGTCCAACCTGAAGGAAGTGCAGCAGAATTTCGACAACGGCATTAGCATGATATCCGAGGGCCTCGAGCTGATCTCCATCCTGAAGGAGGAGGACGAGGCGGCCCTGAAGATGCAGGCCAAGGACGACGCCGGGACCACCTCGACCACCACCCTCGCCCCCGCGACCGTCGCCCAGACCCAGGGCTTCTTCCAGAATGCGTTCAACACGTTCAGCAACATGATGTCGAACagttttcagaattttcaaaACGGATTATCCAATCTGGCCGGCCAGGTGCAGCCCGCTGCAccggccgccgcgccgcccgccgccgccggcgtGCAGGCGGACGCGCCGAATGCGCCGGTCACTCAGCGACCGATAGCTCAGGGTATCCAAAACGTACAGAACTTCTTCTCGAATATTCTCAACCGGCCGCAGACGCCAGCCATCCTGCAGCAGCCCAATCAGCCGAGCAATGCGGTGGGCGCCCAGCCCGCCCCGGCGCCGGCCAGTCCACCACAGCAGCAGGCCTCGCCCGTCCCCCAGGCCCAGCCCACAGCCCAGCCCCAGTCCGGGCCCATCGCGCAGTTCATTCAGAACAACCCCATAGTCCAGCGCGTGACGAGCTTCCTCCGACCTCAACCGACGCCTCAGCCGGTGCCCCAGGCAACTCCACCGGTTGCCCAACCGTCGCAGCAGCCCGCCCAGCCGCAAGCCCAGCCCCTGACTCAACCCTCCGAGCCGCAAGCCCAACCGCAACCACCGAGCCAGCCCGCGAAGGCCCAACCTGCGGCTGAGGCCCAAGCGGCGCAACCGCAAGCGGCTAAACCACAGGCAGCGCAACCGCAAGCGGCCCAGCCACAGGCAGCACAACAGGTGGCCCAAACGGCCGCGGCGCAGCCTGGGCCCATCCAGCAGATAGTCCAGAATAACCCCATCATCAGGGGTCTTCAGGCGGCCGTACAGCGCGTCCAGAGCCCCCGCCCTCAGGACCCCAGCAAGCCCAGGGAAAACGACGAGGAAAAAGGACACGGTGGCCACGGCGGCAACTACACCAACCaag GCGATAATAACATCGACAGCGGGGTAGCAGCCGGCGAGGTCGAGCACCTTGGACAAGATGCAGTCACCCAGGAAGTAAAGGAACAGGAAATCAAGGAGAGCCCATCGGACGAAAAGACTGAAGCTTAG